A window of the Odocoileus virginianus isolate 20LAN1187 ecotype Illinois chromosome 20, Ovbor_1.2, whole genome shotgun sequence genome harbors these coding sequences:
- the LOC139030026 gene encoding uncharacterized protein, with protein MRGEAKALTYSAGNRLLRNRRPPGGVCCAPRTQAADQLPGRQDTGLRGRRSKQLRGPLASPDTSGDVRTAVPDTDPNWGYQEGDGGQLRVRYMIECILEGMEESSHKVVNLLRLDEVTQGPDENPAMFLNRLTEALVQYTRLSPESPIGVATLANRFISQSAPDIRKKLAKAEEGPQTPIRDLVKMAFKVYNAREEVAEASRKARLKQKAEFQQSSLPIHSFLTPTPSSSIPPRTSHFTVIDLKDAFFTIPLHPDCQFLFAFTWTDPDTQLTTQLTWTVLPQGFRDSPHYFGQALSQDLAECSLCPSTLLQYVDDLLLCSPSEETSKQHSATLLNFLGSKGYRASQSKAQLTQTTVVYLGLQITPTTKALTTDRCSLLRSICPPDNGDQILSFLGLTGFFRHWVPNYATLAKPLYAAAKETPTGPLSSPTEVTRAFHALRSTLLAAPPLFLPNPNYPHHLYTDEKGGIAFGALVQPVGSELLPVAFISKQLDPTARGWFPCLWALAAAATLYADAKKLIHGQPLTIFSPHRLGDLLASRFLSDLSESRLQQFHLVFLDNPQVSVGRSPQLNPLSSLPSLPLSSKLPTHFCSEVLESLIQPPHNLFSEPLSDPELTLFVDGSSKRDPDGNRRAAYAISQQTATALGIHWHLHIPYRPQSSGKVERLNGIIKTHLTKLTSELQLSWVDLLPLALTRIRTTPHSKTGLTPFELL; from the exons ATGCGCGGTGAGGCCAAGGCGCTTAC GTACAGCGCTGGGAACCGGTTACTAAGGAACCGAAGACCCCCGGGCGGCGTGTGCTGTGCG CCCCGGACCCAGGCGGCTGACCAACTCCCCGGACGGCAGGATACGGG CTTGCGAGGAAGACGTTCCAAGCAGCTGCGCGGACCTCTGGCTTCCCCTGACACGTCCGGAGACGTTCGGACT GCAGTTCCTGACACCGATCCTAATTGGGGCTACCAAGAGGGGGATGGCGGCCAGCTGCGGGTACGCTATATGATAGAGTGTATCCTCGAAGGGATGGAAGAGTCCTCTCATAAGGTTGTAAACCTCCTCAGGCTAGACGAGGTAACTCAGGGGCCCGACGAGAACCCAGCTATGTTTCTTAATCGGTTGACTGAGGCCCTCGTCCAATACACCAGACTGTCCCCCGAGTCCCCCATTGGAGTAGCTACCTTGGCCAATCGTTTTATCTCCCAATCCGCACCCGACATCCGAAAAAAGCTGGCCAAGGCTGAAGAGGGCCCTCAGACTCCTATCCGAGACCTGGTAAAAATGGCCTTTAAAGTATATAATGCCCGCGAAGAGGTGGCAGAGGCCAGCCGAAAGGCGAGGCTAAAACAGAAGGCCGAGTTTCAG CAGTCGTCCCTGCCCATCCACTCGTTCCTAACCCCTACACCCTCCTCTTCTATACCTCCCCGTACCTCTCACTTCACGGTTATTGATCTCAAAGATGCCTTTTTTACCATCCCACTCCACCCCGACTgccagttcctctttgctttcacctGGACTGACCCCGACACCCAGTTGACCACACAACTTACATGGACTGTGCTCCCTCAAGGGTTTAGAGACAGTCCCCACTACTTCGGCCAGGCCCTATCCCAAGACCTGGCCGAGTGCTCGCTCTGCCCCAGTACCCTCCTACAATATGTAGACGATTTGCTCCTTTGCAGCCCCTCAGAAGAAACCTCCAAACAACACTCTGCGACTCTTCTTAATTTCCTCGGTTCCAAGGGTTACAGAGCCTCTCAATCCAAAGCCCAGCTGACTCAGACTACTGTTGTCTATCTAGGCCTCCAAATAACCCCTACCACCAAGGCCTTGACAACAGATCGGTGCAGCCTCCTCAGGTCCATTTGCCCTCCGGACAACGGAGACCAGATATTGTCCTTCCTAGGACTGACGGGATTCTTTCGACACTGGGTTCCAAATTATGCCACCCTAGCCAAACCACTATATGCAGCCGCCAAAGAGACTCCCACAGGACCACTGTCCTCTCCCACCGAAGTAACTCGGGCCTTTCATGCTTTACGCTCAACTTTATTAGCTGCaccccctctctttctcccaaaTCCCAATTACCCACATCACCTGTACACTGACGAAAAGGGGGGAATAGCCTTTGGGGCCCTGGTACAGCCGGTGGGCTCTGAGTTGCTGCCTGTCGCCTTCATCTCCAAACAACTAGATCCCACAGCCAGGGGATGGTTCCCCTGCCTGTGGGCACTAGCGGCAGCAGCAACACTGTACGCTGATGCTAAAAAGCTAATTCATGGCCAACCCCTGACCATCTTTTCGCCTCACCGCCTTGGCGATCTGTTAGCCTCTAGGTTTCTTTCTGATCTCAGCGAGTCCAGGCTCCAACAATTTCACTTGGTGTTTTTAGACAACCCACAAGTTTCCGTGGGTCGTTCTCCACAATTAAACCCACTTTCTTCAttgccctccctccctctctcttcaaAACTCCCTACTCACTTCTGCTCAGAAGTCCTTGAGTCCCTTATACAACCCCCTCATAACCTGTTTTCCGAACCATTATCAGATCCAGAACTGACTCTGTTCGTCGATGGGAGCTCAAAGCGAGATCCTGATGGAAACCGAAGGGCGGCTTATGCG atCTCCCAACAGACGGCCACAGCCCTGGGCATCCACTGGCATCTCCACATCCCCTATCGGCCCCAGTCGTCAGGTAAAGTCGAGCGACTAAACGGCATCATCAAGACACACCTGACCAAGCTCACCTCAGAACTGCAGTTGTCTTGGGTCGACCTTCTCCCTCTGGCGCTCACT